TCTCTTGACCTGAGCCATACTGGACAAACACACCTAGCGCCAAGAAAAATAATGCTAGAATCGCTGAGACCAGATACCCAACATTAAAATCCAGTAAGCCTTGACGATGAGTCGTATGATCGGCTTTAACTTTGGCTGAGGTCCACATAGAGGTAATCGCAGCAAACTCTAATGGCGCTGGCATCCAGCCCATGAGTGCAACAATAAATCCTAAGGTTGCCAAATTCCAAGGCGAGGCGGCGACAAAGTCAGCAGCCATGACTGTAGGTTTGCCAGCAGCAATAACGACGGCGGCAACGGTGGCTGCCGTTAAGGCAATCATAATCCATTTGGTGACACCATCGAGCAATTTATAATGACCAGCAATGAGAAAAAACCAAGAGACGGCCACGATAATTATCGATAGAGTAATGGTAGAAAACTCGAGAGACGCCGGTAGCATAAACCCTAAGATCACTGCAGCAAGCAGCGATACCGCCCCCGTACTAATGACGGCTGATAGTATAGAGAGAATAAAATATACCCACAGGTATAGCTTTGAGCGTTTGGCATAGCCTGCAATCAGACTCTCACCCGTATCATAGACATAGTCAGTGGCAAAGCGAAAAAACGGATACTTAAACACGTTGGCCAAAATGATCATAATGGCCAACTGCCAACCATATAGGGCACCTGCTTGTGTTGATGAAATCAGATGAGAACCACCAATAGCGGCAGTTGCCATCAAAATACCTGGACCGAAGATGCGCCAACTAAAGCCTTCCTGGCTGGCAGCGCTATCAACAGTGTTGATCTGTTGTGTAGTCATAAATACCTCAAATTATATCAAGCAAAACCCTATCACCACTAGATGACAGGGTGTCTGCAGCGAGAACACTGAGTTAAAAAACGGAAAGGAAAAAAACAAAAAATAGACGTTTAGTAGCGACTTTAGCATACCTATAATGATACGAGATAATATTTATTTGCCTCATTTATATCCATAAATTGATATGAACTGGTTCAAATAGTTAATTTAACTTAATAAAATTCATAATGAAAACAGTAATGCTTAATGATAAACGCATATTTGAATAAATATGCGAGCTACTAGGTGAATTGTTGACGTCGGTAAGTGATGCCGCGTTGCTCATAGACATGGTAGATGGCAGTGAGCAACGCAGGAATCTTAGGATGCACAAAATCTTTGAGAGTATGCAAATAAACAGGGGAGGTGACATTTTCATGCACCAAACGTTGATAGCTGATTTGCTCGGTACGCACGGTCTGTAAGCTGGCAGGTACCAGCGTAATTCCTTCACCAGCCGCCACCAACCCTAAAGCAACTTGTAAATCGCTCACGGTCGTGGTGGTAAAGGGGGAGATGCCATATTGGGCAAACAAATGTAGCAACGGTTCGGTAATAGGCTCACTCAAAGACGTCTGTGCACGGGTTGAACGATCTTTTGTATTAATAGCTGCATGAGCAGTCAATTTTGTGTTTTTTGATTTTGAGATCGCTGTAGATATAGGCAGATGGGTTTGGTGATATAAGATTAAGCGGTTGTTGGCCAAATCTATCAAACGCTGCTCACGCACCTGTGCTAAAGGATGCGATTTGGGCAGTGCGACAACATAACGTTCATGACGCAGGAGTATTTGCTGAATCCAAGGGTCTTGGTGGGCAAAGCGGCCAAAACCGATGTCTATTTCACCCGATTTGAGCGCATCCATTTGTTGATACGAGCTGATATCTTTGAGTGTGACTTCGATATCGGGGCTTGACTGCTTTAGTTCAGCGATGATTTCGGGGAGCAATCCGTAAAGCACAGAGGGAACAAAGCCAATATTTAAGATACTGCTGGGTGCTGATAGGCGCTGGGTCATACTGGTGACCGTATCAATCTCTGTCAAAACGGTGCTGATTTTATCGTAAAAAAAAGCGCCCGCTTCCGTCAGATTTAATGGCCTATGGTAGCGGTCAATCAATTCCACCCCCATGTCCGTCTCAAGCTGTTTGAGCAGGCGACTCAGACTGGGCTGTGACAATCCTGTTTGGGTCGCAGCCGCGCTAAAGCTACGCAGATCTGCGACGGCAATAAATGCATTAAGCTGTTTTAAATACATAGCCTCAACTCTTTGATTCAGACGTTATTTTCATATCTTTGATTTCGTGATTTTTGATTTGATGGGCAGCACATTTTAAAAATGTTATCACCAGTAAATAAATTGTGCTTGAAGATAACGAGGGGAGCAACTATATTGTTCGTTAACGACAACGTTACATTTTGGTAAGAAATATCATCACTTCATTCTAGCAGTCATTTAATGCCAGTAGAATAAACTGGTTTGGTATTATTCTATGAGCGACGAAAAAAACGACATCGATACGGGTTTTGAAGAGAAACTGGCTGAAATTGTCGGTAAAAAATCGCGTAATCGTAGCAATCATAATATTTATGAGCGCTTCATCAGTCGTGTTCAGGGTGATGAGGATGGCGATGATATTGAAAATAAAACTTTAAGACCGTTAGATGATACCGATCAGTCTTTTGCTTATGAGTCATTAAGCACGCATACGTTTGAGCGATTTACCAATCAAGAGAATAAAGAGCCATTTGAAGCCACCAGCACCACCGATGCAACTTTTGATTTTTCAGATCAAGAGATACCGACCAATAGTAATGCAAACATTGCAAATAAAGCGTTTGGCAGTGAGGTAGACGATGATGCACTCACTTTTGATTTTTATGATGATACCGATAGTAGCAGTCAAGCCGTAGATGCTTCTTTAACAAACGCTTCTCCAACAGGGTATGCTGCGACTGACGACAGCGCTTATACACGCAATGACAGTCAGGCTGTTATCCCAGAGCCATCAATACCATCGGCCATTCAAGCAGCGTCAGCACAAGATAGGCTGGCGAATAGCAAAAAACCCCTTATTATCGGTATGATCTTTGGCTCATTATTGATTGTTATGATCGTGCTAGCGCTTATTTATACAGGGATTTTATCAACGCCCATACAGACTGCGGCGCCCGATAGCACAGAGATAAATAGTGCTAGTGAATCAGACAAAGCAGCACCAGATAACTCGCCAGCGGTAGCCGTCAATACGACACCAACATCGTCCAATCCTGTCGAACAACCAGTCGCTAAGACTCAAGATACAGCGGTTGGTGAGAATCCAGAGGCAACTGATACCTCTAAAACAGCCGAAGCACTGCCTGCTGAATCTAGTGATAACGAGGCTACAGAGACTAAAACTAAAGACTTAGGTGCGGAAGCCGAAATTACTTATGAAGACTTTAGAGAAGAGTCTCAAAATACGCTATACCGTGAGTCCAATGACTAGCGCAATTGCGCATTTAACCATTTTAGTGTTTATCACGTAAATTCAGACTCTACACCTCACCCTTAGCCATACGCTCTTCAAAAGACAGTCGCATGTGCGCGCCAACGCTGCGCAGCGGATCGGGCGGCATCCAGCTTGGTGTTGCATGTTTTAAGATAAAATCCAGCTCTGGGCTGTTTTTACCACAAATATATTCTGCCATATAGTGACCCAAGTAAGTGCCTTTTGCCACGCCAACGCCGTTCATGGCAGCGATGACATACACACCAGCAGTATGCTCTTTAAAAATAGGCTCATGGTTCATCGTCACACAAATCATACCACCCCACGTGTACTCAAAAGGAACATCGGGCAGTTGCGGGAAACGTGCTAGGTACGATTTACGGTGTTTAGCTTTTGCTTTATCGATTACCGCTTGAGGGCTGGATAGATTGGGCTGATAGTTCAATGTATTACGAATAAAAATTCGCTTATCATCAGTCAGGCGTACCGTGGTGCCGGCAGGGTGGGCAGAGGTGAGTCCCCAAAGTTCTATATTTTTCAATGAAAAATCTTTGCACCGACTCATTTCATCATCGGTCAAGGGGCGCGTCAAACTGGCATAAGTAAATATTGGGGTTATCCTATTATTGGATACACCAAATTGTTCCGTAAAAGCATTTGTCGCTAGTACGATAATGTCAGCACTGAGGCGCGCTTTTGGAGTTTGGATAATTTTGTTGGCAAAATCTATCTCATCTACAGGGGTGTTTTCTAACAAAGTGACATTGTCAGGTAGGGCGCTGGCTACCGAAATGGCCAACGCTGCTGGGTTCACTAAAATATTGCCTGGCGTATAAATGGCGCGCTTGTAGTAATGGGTTCCCAATCTTTTCGCTAGCTCATCATCACTTAATATCTCGTACGGCTCTCCCATGCACTCTAGTGTATCTACAAAATCGGTCAGGCCAGAGAAATGCTTTTCTTCATGAGCGGCTAAATATTTGCCAGCCTGATGCCAGCATACGTCAAGACCTTGCTGCTTTTGAATACGATCCAAACGTTGAATCGCAAACTTATTTAAATCACGGACTTGTGTTGTTGCCAGTGTATCAGGTTCTGTTGGATCTACATTGTGAGGCAAATCAATGATAAATCCTGCGTTACGACCTGAGGAACCTTGACCAACCTCCATTGCATCAATAATGGCAATACGCGCCTCTGGGCGTAGCTGCGCCAATCGGTCAGCTGTGGCGAGACCTGAAAAGCCTGCACCAACAACAATGATATCAAAATACTCGTCTTTTTCAGCTTGTTGTACGGGCATGGGCCGCGTAAAAGGCACGGACTCAAACCAGCCAAGCTGACCATCTATGGCGGGCAATCTTTTGATCTGTTGCATGTAGAAATTCTCTATCATTTGCTAGGTTATTTTTATTGGTTAAATAATAAAGAGATAATCTATCATAAAATATTGATGTAATCGTGCGCTGATACCAATGTTTTGTATTTAACCTATGCTGGCTAGGCACAAATATATGGCTATTTATATTCAGATGGAGTTCTTCTTAAATGCAGAAATCATTGAGCAAAGTTCAATGTGGCGTTTTTTTAAACGTATTCGTGATGGTCAAAATACCGAGTATGACCAAGCCTGCGCCAAGCCAAAATCGTATCGTTGCTGACTCATGCAATATTAGCCACACAAAAAACATCGCAAACAATGGCTCTGATAACTCAATCACTTGTACCTTGGACGCAGGCAAATACGTTAAAGCACTGGTGGTACAGTAAAAGCCTAAAATGGTTGGAAAAATAGCCAAACCCAGCAACCCAAGAATGGATTGATATCCTATATGCACAGGATCAAAGGTAATAATAAAGGGGATGAATAACAATAGGCTGCCAAATAGTAATAAGTATTTGGTCAAATAAATACCGCCTTGTAAGCCAAAGCGTTGCATCAATACCGAAAATAGCCCATAGCCAATACCAGCCAGCGCTGCAAAAAACACCAACGTTAAATCAACGCTGCTTGTCCAAGAAATCACAAAAATACCAGTAATTGCTAATAACACGCCCAAAATAGTATTAAGTAATAGTTTTTCTTTAAGGAGTAGTGCGCCAAATAGCGTTGCTGATATGGTTGCTGCTGCCATCAAAATCACCACGACATTGGCGGGATTGCCATACTGATAAGCTTGGGTCTCAAAAACAAACAGCGTAAAAATACCAAAAAAGGCACAAACAGCAATGGCGGCCATGATGCGCTTATGGCTAGCATGATGATTAAGAGTAACACGTGCAGGCATGATGAGCTGTTGATACTGAACGTGCCTCGGCGTCTTACTCAGCATAAGAGACAGCAAGACAAAAGCAGCAAGCGTTTTTAAAAAGGCGACATCGTTACTTTTTAGCCCTGTATTCATAAGTAGCACGCTGAATATGCCTATCGTGGCATTGAGCGCTGCCGCTGCCAAGGCAAATAAAGCACCCTTTATGCTAACGATATTTGCTCTACTAAGGTGCTGATTTAGCACTGGCATCTCCATGATCTGACGCTTAAATGAAAATTGACGATCAAAAGCTCAGTTAATATTGATCCTGACCCGATAAACTCAATACTCAAGAACACTTCGCCTTAGAGTCAAAGCTAAAGAAAGTCAGATACTTGGTATTATTTATAAGCAAGTCTTCTTCCTAGCCCTAATTTCACATTTGCCAGTAGTAACCCCGATAATATCAATATCATTGCCAGTATCTTCCACCATGTCACAACTTCCCCTGTGAGCACTACGGACGTTGTCATACCGAATATGGGTATTAGTAGCGCAAATGGCATCACCTTAGATGCGGTGTTCTTGCTGAGCAAATGCGACCACAGCCCAAAGCCTACTAGGGTTGAGATGTATACGATAAACCCTAGTGACAGCCAAGACCTCATCGACGCCTCGTTAAAGGTTGCCAGTTGCCATGCATCGGTCTCAAACAGGA
This is a stretch of genomic DNA from Psychrobacter alimentarius. It encodes these proteins:
- a CDS encoding NRAMP family divalent metal transporter, yielding MTTQQINTVDSAASQEGFSWRIFGPGILMATAAIGGSHLISSTQAGALYGWQLAIMIILANVFKYPFFRFATDYVYDTGESLIAGYAKRSKLYLWVYFILSILSAVISTGAVSLLAAVILGFMLPASLEFSTITLSIIIVAVSWFFLIAGHYKLLDGVTKWIMIALTAATVAAVVIAAGKPTVMAADFVAASPWNLATLGFIVALMGWMPAPLEFAAITSMWTSAKVKADHTTHRQGLLDFNVGYLVSAILALFFLALGVFVQYGSGQEIELVGGAYINQLINMYTATIGDWSRLLVAFVAFMCMFGTTITCADGYGRANAECWRLIKGENEINKKQIAFWTTYAIGGGLVIITFFTGQLGAMLKFAMVSAFISAPIFGWLNYSLVKSHKKLSAGMNALSIAGLIFLAGFTLLFLVNFAGVFG
- a CDS encoding LysR family transcriptional regulator; the protein is MYLKQLNAFIAVADLRSFSAAATQTGLSQPSLSRLLKQLETDMGVELIDRYHRPLNLTEAGAFFYDKISTVLTEIDTVTSMTQRLSAPSSILNIGFVPSVLYGLLPEIIAELKQSSPDIEVTLKDISSYQQMDALKSGEIDIGFGRFAHQDPWIQQILLRHERYVVALPKSHPLAQVREQRLIDLANNRLILYHQTHLPISTAISKSKNTKLTAHAAINTKDRSTRAQTSLSEPITEPLLHLFAQYGISPFTTTTVSDLQVALGLVAAGEGITLVPASLQTVRTEQISYQRLVHENVTSPVYLHTLKDFVHPKIPALLTAIYHVYEQRGITYRRQQFT
- a CDS encoding NAD(P)/FAD-dependent oxidoreductase; its protein translation is MQQIKRLPAIDGQLGWFESVPFTRPMPVQQAEKDEYFDIIVVGAGFSGLATADRLAQLRPEARIAIIDAMEVGQGSSGRNAGFIIDLPHNVDPTEPDTLATTQVRDLNKFAIQRLDRIQKQQGLDVCWHQAGKYLAAHEEKHFSGLTDFVDTLECMGEPYEILSDDELAKRLGTHYYKRAIYTPGNILVNPAALAISVASALPDNVTLLENTPVDEIDFANKIIQTPKARLSADIIVLATNAFTEQFGVSNNRITPIFTYASLTRPLTDDEMSRCKDFSLKNIELWGLTSAHPAGTTVRLTDDKRIFIRNTLNYQPNLSSPQAVIDKAKAKHRKSYLARFPQLPDVPFEYTWGGMICVTMNHEPIFKEHTAGVYVIAAMNGVGVAKGTYLGHYMAEYICGKNSPELDFILKHATPSWMPPDPLRSVGAHMRLSFEERMAKGEV
- a CDS encoding DMT family transporter translates to MLNQHLSRANIVSIKGALFALAAAALNATIGIFSVLLMNTGLKSNDVAFLKTLAAFVLLSLMLSKTPRHVQYQQLIMPARVTLNHHASHKRIMAAIAVCAFFGIFTLFVFETQAYQYGNPANVVVILMAAATISATLFGALLLKEKLLLNTILGVLLAITGIFVISWTSSVDLTLVFFAALAGIGYGLFSVLMQRFGLQGGIYLTKYLLLFGSLLLFIPFIITFDPVHIGYQSILGLLGLAIFPTILGFYCTTSALTYLPASKVQVIELSEPLFAMFFVWLILHESATIRFWLGAGLVILGILTITNTFKKTPH